One stretch of Sylvia atricapilla isolate bSylAtr1 chromosome 4, bSylAtr1.pri, whole genome shotgun sequence DNA includes these proteins:
- the MFAP3L gene encoding microfibrillar-associated protein 3-like, whose product MDILNSRHFLYFLPTTRLVIFLAALTTAEDVSNSTFNRTDTQPGAAPAVISRIDHIIVKEGHSALIDCNVQGSPSPRYRWYNSNGHLLQEEENKGKWWFLDNGLLNITRVSFEDRGKYTCVASNTYGSVNNTVTLRVVFTSGDMGIYYMIVCLVAFTVVMILNITRLCMMSSHLKKTEKAINEFFRTEGAEKLQKAFEIAKRIPIITSAKTLELAKVTQFKTMEFARYIEELARSVPLPPLIMNCRTIMEEIMEVVGLEEQGQNFVRQAAEGQETTEADELYMIPNALTRSESPTADSDASSLHEPPQQIAIKVSVHPLSKKDCMDGQSQESMQLDTKEEDTPQTPALPVEPPPEPSAELSSDDTALANDKNTCVIYESHV is encoded by the exons ATGGACATACTGAACAGCCGCCACTTTTTGTACTTTCTGCCTACCACACGCCTTGTCATCTTTTTAGCAGCTTTGACCACTGCTGAGGATGTGAGTAACAGCACTTTCAACCGCACTGACACACAGCCGGGGGCCGCGCCTGCGGTCATCTCCCGCATCGACCACATCATAGTCAAGGAGGGCCATAGTGCCTTGATCGACTGCAATGTCCAAGGGAGCCCCAGTCCACGTTACAGATGGTACAATTCCAATGGCCACCTGCTCCAAGAGGAGGAGAATAAAG GAAAATGGTGGTTTCTTGACAATGGGCTACTAAACATTACCCGTGTGTCATTTGAAGACAGAGGTAAATACACGTGTGTTGCATCTAATACATATGGCAGTGTTAACAATACTGTAACGCTGAGGGTTGTTTTCACTTCTGGAGATATGGGAATCTACTACATGATTGTCTGCCTTGTGGCTTTTACCGTTGTTATGATACTGAACATTACTCGATTATGTATGATGAGCAGTCATCTGAAGAAAACCGAGAAAGCAATCAATGAATTCTTCAGAACAGAAGGGGCAGAGAAACTTCAGAAGGCCTTTGAGATTGCAAAGCGTATCCCAATTATCACATCAGCCAAAACGCTCGAGCTTGCCAAAGTAACCCAGTTTAAGACCATGGAATTTGCTCGCTATATTGAAGAGCTTGCTCGGAGCGTACCCTTACCACCTCTCATCATGAACTGCAGGACTATAATGGAAGAAATTATGGAGGTTGTTGGTTTGGAGGAGCAAGGACAGAATTTTGTGCGGCAGGCAGCAGAAGGCCAGGAAACCACTGAAGCAGATGAGCTTTATATGATCCCAAATGCTTTGACGCGCAGTGAATCTCCCACAGCTGACTCGGACGCATCGTCACTGCATGAGCCACCTCAACAGATTGCAATAAAAGTGTCAGTTCACCCATTGTCCAAAAAGGACTGCATGGATGGTCAGTCACAGGAAAGCATGCAGCTGGACACCAAGGAAGAAGACACTCCTCAAACACCAGCACTTCCTGTGGAGCCCCCTCCTGAGCCTTCTGCTGAACTCAGTTCTGATGACACAGCATTGGCAAATGACAAAAATACATGCGTTATATATGAAAGCCATGTATGA